The proteins below come from a single Triticum aestivum cultivar Chinese Spring chromosome 5D, IWGSC CS RefSeq v2.1, whole genome shotgun sequence genomic window:
- the LOC123120855 gene encoding uncharacterized protein yields MKGNNALTKEQLGQSKFGQISAEILKTTEIRHLGLGREKSQNENQNAGPGALGGLSEQVVSRLRRSLVLLASFHGHTKLGEYTGICIETSRPDATSFLTSRRLIPLTWPTREITENLTIQVRLPHGRIVSGWIEHPGRYVDFFIVNAKDLSGSDAVPISLDCDMQFEPYRKVAAVWRDFSSGVLRATSGVDLASLSALTSETMLSTCRINKAGIGGPLVDFDGNFVGMNCSRTRMKKTPYVRREQILQFLRYHRMVCVRAKEGIDDAEEAGIESEMKQLFCSIPSIPK; encoded by the exons ATGAAGGGCAACAACGCCCTCACAAAAGAGCAACTAGGCCAA tcaaaatttggtcaaatttcGGCCGAAATTTTAAAAACGACCGAAATTCGCCATCTCGGCCTAGGGCGAGAAAAATCACAAAACGAAAATCAAAACGCTGGCCCAGGCGCCTTGGGTGGACTCAGTGAGCAAGTGGTTTCAAGATTGCGTAGGAGTCTTGTGTTGCTCGCCTCATTCCATG GTCATACCAAGTTAGGGGAATACACAGGCATATGCATCGAAACCTCACGTCCTGATGCTACAAGTTTCCTGACATCAAGACGTTTGATTCCACTTACGTGGCCTACAAGGGAGATCACTGAAAATTTAACG ATTCAAGTACGCCTTCCGCATGGTCGGATTGTCAGTGGCTGGATAGAGCATCCTGGGAGATATGTTGATTTTTTCATCGTCAACGCCAAGGACTTGTCTGGTTCTGATGCCGTGCCTATAAGCCTTGACTGTGACATGCAGTTTGAGCCTTATAGGAAGGTAGCAGCTGTATGGCGCGATTTCAGTTCAGGAGTTTTAAGGGCCACAAGCGGAGTAGATCTTGCCTCTCTAAGCGCTCTAACCAGTGAGACAATGTTAAGCACATGCCGGATCAACAAG GCTGGAATTGGAGGCCCCCTTGTTGATTTTGATGGTAACTTTGTTGGGATGAACTGCTCTCGTACCAGAATGAAAAAGACCCCCTACGTGCGAAGGGAGCAAATTCTTCAATTCTTGCGGTATCACCGGATGGTCTG TGTTAGAGCTAAGGAAGGGATTGATGATGCTGAAGAAGCGGGAATCGAAAGTGAGATGAAACAACTATTTTGCAGTATTCCCTCtatcccaaaataa